The Clostridiales bacterium region ATTACATACAATGCAAAACGCGCATTTTTAAAAACCAAACCAATCAGGATTATTTAATAGCAAACCGCGACCAATACGAGATTTTGCCGTATTTAAAGTCATTATCCAAAAAATTATATATCAGCCAAAAACAAAAAGTTAACGGCGCTTGGTGCCTAAACGGCAAAATTTTCATAGACGGCAAGTATCTTATTGACCGTAAAGATTTGAAACTAATAGGCGACCACAATGTCTATAACGCGCTTATGGCGGCTTTATGCGCTTACCTTGTGGACATTGATTTTGAAATAATTGGTCGGGTTTTAAATCAATTTAACGGCGTCAAACACCGGTTGCAATATGCGGGCAATTTGGACGGCATAACTTTCATCAACGACTCAAAAGCCACTAATGCGGATTCAAGCCTAGTCGCGATAAAGAGCATGACAGCGCCCACGGTTTTGATTTTGGGCGGCAGCGACAAGGGCATAAGTTTATTGGATTATTTTAAAAAGATAAAAAATAGTTTTAACCATATAATCAAATATATAGTTATTTACGGCGCTGCCAAGCATAAAATGCTGTCAGATATAAAATCAGTAGGATTGCTAAAAAAAACTATTCTTGCCAATGATTTTAGCGACGCGTTTTTTAAAAGCGCGCAAGCCGCGGAAGGCGTAAAACCTTGCAATGTGTTGCTGTCTCCCGCTTGCGCAAGTTTTGACGAATTTGTTAATTTTGAGGCCCGCGGCCAAAAATTTATAGAATTGGTCAAATCTTTAGGCGCAAGCCAATAAAAACTTTAGGATAAAAAGATATTGCTATGCCTAGAAATATTTTGGACGATGCCTATGCCGCCCATAAACACAACCAAAGAAGAACTGCCCGCGCTCACGAAGGGCAGAGGAAGCCCCGTGGGCGGTATGCTGCCTGTGACCACGGCTATATTGACGGCCACCTGAATAGCGATTATCGCCCCAATTCCAGACGCCATATAGCAGCCTAACCTGTCGGGCGCGTTTAACGCCACGCGTATACAG contains the following coding sequences:
- the murD gene encoding UDP-N-acetylmuramoyl-L-alanine--D-glutamate ligase; this translates as MDYSKKRVLILGGGASGLSVFNILQSWGCDAHLINDTRKSSLTNDFIKSFDECVISPGISIYDPNILMCFQNNVPVISELEFGFRLNKSRLIAITGTNGKTTTVSLISHILSQGGIKNEPLGNIGTPFSSKALAYGKDDILPLEVSSFQLEAIQNFRPFIAGILNITPDHLDRHLTMQNYIQCKTRIFKNQTNQDYLIANRDQYEILPYLKSLSKKLYISQKQKVNGAWCLNGKIFIDGKYLIDRKDLKLIGDHNVYNALMAALCAYLVDIDFEIIGRVLNQFNGVKHRLQYAGNLDGITFINDSKATNADSSLVAIKSMTAPTVLILGGSDKGISLLDYFKKIKNSFNHIIKYIVIYGAAKHKMLSDIKSVGLLKKTILANDFSDAFFKSAQAAEGVKPCNVLLSPACASFDEFVNFEARGQKFIELVKSLGASQ